The following are encoded together in the Natronolimnobius sp. AArcel1 genome:
- a CDS encoding DMT family transporter: MSRTDLETTPYAALVFAVLAASTSAILVRWSHAPSSVAALYRVVFTIALIAPIAFFRYRDAFGQLSRRDFGFAAIAGVALAIHFAAWFESLNYTSVAASVTLVQTQPLFVALGAALVLNERVSRTAVFGIVVAIVGAGAMSFGDAGQAPLADATFYGNALALLGAITVAGYVLAGRSIRQRVSLVPYVTVVYTACAATLFVLVGVQGHDYVAYPAHEWLLFLAMAIGPGVFGHTVINWVLKHLESVVVSVAWLGEPVGATILALVLLEEIPDAVTVVGGLVVLAGIYITTIERERRTSATAQ; the protein is encoded by the coding sequence GTGAGTCGGACTGATCTCGAGACGACGCCATACGCGGCGCTCGTGTTTGCGGTACTGGCTGCAAGTACGAGCGCGATTTTGGTCCGCTGGAGTCATGCGCCGAGTTCAGTTGCGGCGCTGTACCGCGTCGTCTTCACCATCGCACTTATCGCACCCATTGCCTTCTTTCGCTACCGCGATGCGTTCGGACAACTCTCGAGGCGAGATTTCGGATTCGCAGCCATTGCCGGGGTTGCACTGGCCATCCACTTTGCGGCCTGGTTCGAGAGCCTCAACTACACGAGCGTGGCCGCGAGTGTGACGCTTGTCCAGACACAGCCGCTGTTTGTCGCACTCGGTGCCGCGCTGGTCCTCAACGAGCGCGTCTCCCGCACGGCTGTGTTTGGAATCGTTGTCGCCATCGTCGGCGCTGGCGCGATGTCTTTTGGCGATGCCGGACAGGCACCGCTGGCGGATGCAACCTTCTATGGGAACGCGCTGGCGCTGCTTGGTGCGATTACCGTCGCCGGGTACGTCCTCGCCGGCCGGTCTATCCGCCAGCGCGTCTCACTGGTTCCGTACGTGACGGTTGTCTACACGGCGTGTGCGGCGACCTTATTCGTCCTCGTCGGTGTGCAAGGCCACGACTACGTCGCCTATCCAGCCCACGAGTGGCTGCTCTTTCTCGCCATGGCGATCGGCCCCGGCGTCTTCGGGCACACGGTTATCAACTGGGTCTTGAAACATCTCGAGTCAGTTGTCGTCAGCGTCGCCTGGCTCGGTGAACCCGTTGGTGCGACGATTCTCGCACTGGTCTTGCTTGAGGAGATTCCGGACGCCGTTACGGTGGTTGGCGGACTCGTCGTCCTCGCAGGTATCTACATTACGACGATTGAGCGCGAGCGCCGGACCAGCGCGACAGCGCAGTGA
- a CDS encoding 2,5-diamino-6-(ribosylamino)-4(3H)-pyrimidinone 5'-phosphate reductase, protein MHVVVNAAMSADGKLSSRRREQIAISGESDFERVDRLRADSDAVVVGVGTVLADDPRLTVKDETLRERRVERGDPENPARVVIDSKARTPADAEIVNDDAETYVCVSEAAPVGRRMDLADRAELVTAGDDRVDLLRAFAALQAAGLERIMVEGGGELIFSLFENGLVDELRVFVGPKIIGGREAPTLADGDGFVADFPTLELETLERLDDGALLVWNA, encoded by the coding sequence ATGCACGTCGTCGTCAACGCCGCCATGAGCGCGGACGGAAAGCTCTCCTCGAGACGCCGCGAACAGATCGCGATCAGCGGTGAGTCGGATTTCGAGCGCGTCGACCGTTTGCGGGCCGACAGCGATGCCGTCGTCGTCGGCGTTGGGACTGTGCTCGCCGACGATCCACGGCTGACCGTCAAAGACGAGACGTTGCGAGAGCGACGAGTCGAGCGTGGTGACCCCGAAAATCCCGCCCGCGTCGTTATCGACTCGAAGGCACGAACGCCGGCTGACGCCGAAATCGTCAACGACGACGCCGAGACGTACGTCTGCGTGAGCGAGGCTGCACCCGTTGGACGACGGATGGACCTCGCTGATCGTGCAGAACTCGTGACTGCGGGCGACGACCGCGTTGATCTCCTGCGCGCGTTCGCCGCGCTTCAGGCTGCCGGCCTCGAGCGGATCATGGTCGAAGGCGGCGGCGAACTCATCTTCTCGCTGTTCGAAAACGGGCTGGTCGACGAACTCCGCGTGTTCGTCGGTCCGAAGATCATCGGCGGCCGAGAGGCACCGACGCTGGCCGACGGCGACGGATTTGTCGCTGACTTTCCGACGCTCGAACTCGAGACACTCGAGCGACTCGACGACGGCGCGCTGTTAGTCTGGAACGCGTAA
- a CDS encoding DEAD/DEAH box helicase — MTDGDVAAFTHLGSTVRGALSERGFSTPTAPQRVAIPPLAAGNHTLVIAPTGSGKTETAMLPVFDHLVATDETTDDAEAGERSAATRSPSAVSSDVGPPEGFGALYITPLRALNRDMRERLEWWGEYLDLEVDVRHGDTTDYQRSKQATDPPDVLVTTPETLQAMLTGERLRKGLADISHVVIDEVHELAASKRGAQLAIGLERLHDLAGEFQRIGLSATVGDPGEVGQFLSGGRPCEVREIDVGSNVDVTVHKPEITDEDETLAGKLMTEPDTASHVRVIRDLVDKHESTLIFVNTRQTAEALGSRFTELELPIGVHHGSLSKEARIDVEDRFKAGQLDGLLCTSSMELGIDVGRVDHVIQYKSPRQVTRLLQRIGRAGHSRDEVSSGTIVTTRPDDTFEALAIARRARAGEVEPAAIHEGSLDVVANQIPGIVKSRGSRHIQDAYATITRAYPFRDLTEETFREVVSELSRNRILWHDEGENRIETSGGTWQYVYANLSMIPDEETYDVHDIASGGQIGTLDERFVVNFAQPGEVFIQRGEMWRIAEIDDEEGRVKVSPIEDPAGEVPSWIGQEIPVPAAVAGEVGEIRAVAEPQFEAGADAASVGREFAGRYPADEYTLTEACEQLERQIDGESPMPTADRIVLERRGRTVVINACLGHMANETLGRTLSALLGQRAGSSVGLETDPYRIELEVPSSIATSDILEVLEETDPDHVEAIVKLGLKNSDALAFRLAQVSAKFGALKRWQSSGSGRISNERLLAALEDTPMYAESVREVFHEDLDIDRASAVLEGIQSDEIDLVTHRGRTPVGQGGRSSGGKELLAPENADSSVIQTVRERLQDDRVILLCTHCQEWKVKTKVKRVADQPECPECGSTRIASLNPWAEEVVQAVRAAKKDDEQAAMTERAYRGASLVQSHGKQAVIAMAARGVGPHNAAQIINKLRENEDEFYRDILSKEREYARTQSFWD, encoded by the coding sequence GACAACCGACGACGCCGAGGCGGGCGAGCGGAGCGCAGCGACGCGATCCCCGTCGGCGGTCTCCTCCGACGTTGGCCCACCCGAGGGGTTCGGTGCCCTGTACATCACACCGCTGCGGGCGCTCAACCGCGACATGCGCGAACGCCTCGAGTGGTGGGGCGAGTACTTAGATCTCGAGGTCGACGTTCGCCACGGTGATACCACGGATTACCAGCGCAGTAAGCAGGCCACGGACCCACCAGACGTGCTTGTGACGACGCCAGAGACACTGCAGGCGATGTTGACGGGAGAGCGCCTGCGCAAGGGGCTGGCCGACATCTCTCACGTCGTGATCGACGAAGTCCACGAACTCGCCGCCTCAAAACGCGGCGCGCAGTTGGCCATCGGTCTCGAGCGACTGCACGATCTGGCGGGTGAGTTCCAGCGCATCGGTCTCTCGGCGACGGTCGGTGACCCCGGTGAGGTCGGTCAATTCCTCTCGGGTGGCCGGCCCTGCGAAGTGCGAGAAATCGACGTCGGGAGTAACGTCGACGTGACCGTCCACAAGCCAGAGATCACCGACGAGGACGAGACACTCGCCGGGAAACTGATGACCGAACCCGACACCGCGAGTCACGTTCGCGTGATTCGTGATCTCGTCGACAAGCACGAATCAACGCTGATCTTCGTGAACACCCGCCAGACAGCCGAGGCACTCGGCTCGAGGTTTACCGAACTCGAGTTACCGATCGGTGTTCATCACGGTTCGCTCTCGAAAGAGGCCCGAATAGACGTCGAGGATCGTTTTAAGGCCGGTCAACTGGACGGGTTACTCTGTACCTCCTCGATGGAACTGGGCATCGACGTTGGCCGCGTCGATCACGTGATCCAGTACAAGAGTCCACGACAGGTCACGCGCTTGCTCCAGCGGATCGGACGCGCCGGCCACAGCCGCGACGAGGTCTCGAGCGGGACGATCGTCACGACCAGACCGGACGACACCTTCGAGGCGCTGGCGATTGCTCGCCGCGCCCGCGCAGGCGAGGTCGAACCCGCGGCGATTCACGAGGGGAGTCTGGACGTAGTCGCAAACCAGATCCCCGGCATCGTCAAGAGCCGCGGCTCGAGACACATACAGGACGCCTACGCCACGATCACTCGCGCGTATCCGTTTCGCGACCTCACCGAGGAGACGTTCCGCGAGGTCGTCTCCGAACTGAGTCGCAACCGGATTCTGTGGCACGACGAGGGCGAAAATCGCATCGAGACCTCCGGTGGCACCTGGCAGTACGTCTACGCGAATCTCTCGATGATTCCCGACGAGGAGACCTACGACGTCCACGACATCGCCTCGGGCGGCCAGATCGGGACCTTAGACGAGCGATTCGTCGTCAACTTCGCCCAGCCCGGCGAGGTGTTCATCCAGCGCGGCGAGATGTGGCGGATTGCGGAAATCGACGACGAGGAGGGACGCGTAAAGGTCAGCCCTATCGAAGACCCAGCAGGCGAGGTGCCATCCTGGATCGGCCAGGAGATTCCCGTTCCCGCCGCTGTCGCAGGTGAGGTCGGCGAAATCCGTGCTGTTGCAGAACCGCAGTTTGAGGCGGGCGCGGATGCAGCCAGCGTTGGACGCGAATTCGCCGGTCGCTATCCGGCCGACGAGTATACACTGACCGAGGCTTGCGAACAACTCGAGCGCCAGATCGACGGCGAGTCCCCGATGCCGACGGCCGACCGGATCGTCCTCGAGCGCCGGGGCCGAACGGTCGTCATCAACGCCTGTCTCGGCCACATGGCCAACGAGACGCTTGGGCGAACGCTCTCCGCACTGCTTGGCCAGCGGGCAGGGTCTTCAGTCGGACTCGAGACCGACCCTTACCGAATCGAACTCGAGGTGCCAAGTTCGATTGCAACCAGCGACATACTCGAGGTGCTCGAAGAGACCGATCCTGATCACGTCGAGGCGATTGTCAAACTCGGCCTCAAGAACTCGGATGCGCTCGCGTTTCGGCTCGCACAGGTCTCGGCGAAGTTCGGCGCGCTCAAACGCTGGCAAAGTTCTGGATCGGGCCGAATCTCGAACGAACGCCTGCTTGCCGCTCTCGAGGACACGCCGATGTACGCGGAATCCGTTCGTGAGGTGTTCCATGAGGATCTGGATATCGACCGTGCGAGTGCGGTGCTCGAGGGCATTCAGTCCGACGAGATCGACCTCGTGACTCACCGCGGTCGCACACCAGTCGGCCAGGGCGGGCGCTCCTCGGGCGGGAAGGAACTGCTCGCACCCGAAAACGCGGACTCGAGCGTAATTCAGACGGTTCGCGAGCGATTGCAAGACGACCGTGTTATCTTGTTGTGTACGCACTGCCAGGAGTGGAAGGTAAAAACGAAAGTCAAGCGGGTGGCCGATCAGCCAGAGTGCCCCGAGTGTGGATCGACGCGGATCGCCTCGTTGAATCCATGGGCTGAGGAGGTCGTCCAGGCGGTTCGCGCTGCCAAAAAGGACGACGAGCAAGCGGCGATGACCGAGCGTGCGTATCGGGGAGCGAGTCTGGTCCAGAGCCACGGCAAGCAAGCTGTCATCGCGATGGCTGCCCGCGGAGTCGGCCCGCACAATGCCGCCCAGATCATCAACAAGCTTCGGGAGAACGAAGATGAGTTCTACCGAGATATTCTCTCGAAAGAGCGCGAATACGCCCGAACACAATCATTTTGGGATTGA
- a CDS encoding response regulator → MSSYTVLLVEDSDFLTTHVSDTLQTVHGFDVETVATAPEARSALEETGYDCLISSYELLEESGLDLAASINGDATPGMPDIPFILFTGNPLEPLVEDALEAGVTAFVSKSNHATGEMNVFANRIRLAIEAHR, encoded by the coding sequence ATGTCATCGTACACCGTTCTCCTCGTCGAAGACAGTGACTTCCTCACCACCCACGTCAGTGATACGTTACAGACAGTACACGGGTTCGACGTCGAAACTGTCGCCACCGCACCGGAGGCTCGATCCGCCCTCGAGGAAACGGGCTACGACTGTCTGATCTCGAGTTACGAACTGCTCGAAGAAAGCGGCCTCGACCTTGCGGCCTCGATCAACGGCGACGCAACACCCGGCATGCCAGATATTCCATTTATTCTCTTTACCGGCAATCCCCTCGAGCCACTCGTCGAAGACGCACTCGAGGCGGGAGTAACGGCGTTCGTGAGTAAGAGCAATCACGCAACGGGAGAGATGAACGTCTTTGCGAACCGGATTCGACTGGCAATCGAAGCACACAGGTAG
- a CDS encoding protein sorting system archaetidylserine decarboxylase, giving the protein MNIAPGGWKYALLPLVAAPFALVISATAAVLSLAVGLGVLAFFRDPDRRAPPTGVVSPADGKVSVLRKEGDRVRLGVFMNVWHVHVIRAPFGGHVTDVEHVSGAHKPAFSKESDRNERVHVSLEIDSDQLPTTDEPSNATVTLIAGAFARRIFPYTEPGDDLERGDRLGHIAFGSRVDLLFPPTVDIDDIAVAPGESVTAGETVVLESDGEFDSFVFDTDLESAADEESDDLDNPGSSANSS; this is encoded by the coding sequence ATGAACATCGCTCCGGGGGGCTGGAAGTACGCCCTGCTCCCACTGGTGGCCGCCCCGTTCGCGCTCGTCATCAGCGCGACGGCGGCCGTGCTCTCGCTCGCAGTCGGCCTCGGTGTCCTCGCGTTCTTTCGAGATCCAGACCGCAGAGCGCCGCCAACCGGTGTCGTCTCACCAGCCGACGGAAAAGTCTCCGTCTTACGCAAAGAGGGTGACCGCGTCCGCCTCGGCGTCTTCATGAACGTCTGGCACGTCCACGTCATCCGCGCGCCCTTTGGCGGTCACGTCACCGATGTCGAGCACGTCTCTGGTGCCCACAAACCCGCCTTTTCCAAAGAGTCGGACCGAAACGAACGCGTCCACGTCTCCCTCGAGATCGACTCCGACCAGCTTCCCACAACTGACGAACCCAGCAACGCCACCGTCACCCTCATCGCCGGTGCGTTCGCTCGCCGAATCTTTCCCTACACCGAACCCGGCGACGACCTCGAGCGCGGCGACCGACTGGGCCACATTGCCTTTGGAAGCCGCGTCGACCTGCTCTTTCCACCGACGGTCGACATCGATGACATTGCCGTTGCGCCCGGTGAGTCGGTGACTGCGGGCGAAACCGTCGTCCTCGAGTCCGACGGCGAGTTCGATTCGTTCGTCTTCGATACCGACCTCGAGTCGGCTGCCGACGAGGAATCAGACGATCTCGACAATCCCGGTTCATCGGCAAACTCGTCGTAA
- the msrA gene encoding peptide-methionine (S)-S-oxide reductase MsrA, giving the protein MEHATFGGGCFWCVEAAFKELEGVNTVTSGYAGGHVENPTYEAVCAESTGHAEVVQIEYDPAEITYPDLLEVFFTIHDPTTKDREGPDVGSQYRSAIYTHDRDQLETATQFVDALENDGLYEGIVTEIEPLERFYEAEAYHQDYFEKNPNDAYCTMHAAPKVEKVREQFSENAPTST; this is encoded by the coding sequence ATGGAACACGCAACGTTCGGCGGCGGCTGTTTCTGGTGTGTCGAAGCCGCGTTCAAGGAACTCGAGGGAGTCAACACGGTTACGTCCGGCTACGCTGGCGGTCACGTCGAAAACCCGACCTACGAAGCAGTCTGTGCAGAGTCGACCGGCCACGCTGAGGTTGTCCAGATTGAGTACGACCCAGCCGAGATCACCTATCCAGACCTGCTCGAGGTCTTCTTTACGATTCACGACCCAACGACGAAAGACCGCGAGGGACCCGACGTTGGCTCGCAGTATCGCTCGGCGATTTACACCCACGACCGCGACCAACTCGAGACCGCAACCCAGTTCGTCGACGCCCTCGAGAACGATGGACTGTACGAGGGGATTGTGACGGAAATCGAGCCACTCGAGCGGTTCTACGAGGCGGAAGCGTATCATCAGGACTACTTCGAAAAGAATCCAAACGATGCGTATTGTACGATGCACGCGGCTCCGAAAGTCGAGAAAGTGCGCGAGCAGTTCAGCGAGAACGCGCCAACGAGTACGTAA
- a CDS encoding SRPBCC family protein has translation MAVYERQTRVRAPLEDVWEFHSNVSGLETLTPDWLGLRVESVVGPDGEPDPAVLEAGSTISLSLQPFGVGLRQHWTSVIRVRERTNGTAYFRDTMADGPFKTWIHTHVFYADGDETILRDHVEYELLGPLDGVTAPFSMLGFEAMFRNRHQQTKAVLE, from the coding sequence ATGGCGGTATACGAACGCCAGACTCGAGTGCGCGCTCCACTCGAAGATGTCTGGGAGTTTCACTCGAACGTCTCCGGTCTCGAGACGCTGACACCCGATTGGCTCGGCTTGCGCGTTGAGTCTGTCGTCGGCCCTGATGGCGAGCCAGATCCTGCCGTCCTCGAGGCAGGGTCGACGATTTCGCTTTCGTTGCAGCCCTTCGGGGTTGGCCTGCGCCAACACTGGACCTCGGTAATTCGCGTCCGCGAACGAACCAACGGGACAGCGTACTTCCGCGATACGATGGCCGACGGACCGTTCAAGACGTGGATTCACACGCACGTCTTCTATGCTGATGGCGACGAGACGATCCTTCGGGACCACGTCGAATACGAACTGCTGGGGCCACTCGATGGAGTCACTGCACCGTTCTCCATGCTCGGCTTTGAGGCCATGTTTCGCAACCGCCACCAACAAACAAAGGCTGTACTCGAGTGA
- a CDS encoding dihydrodipicolinate synthase family protein codes for MPTTGPTHDVSIRGVLPPTITAYTADEELDLEATAAHARFVVDRGVHGVFPLGTNGEFPMLKPDERAAVIGAVVDEVGDEVPVIAGVSAPSTRNTVSYALDAEASGADAVVVGIPYYYPIDSAAIVEHYEEVTDAVDIPVYIYHFPARMGNKLELETLDRIAAIDGIVGVKDSSGDVAWLGQAIDQNPDLTYLAGLDSLLFAELEIGCTGLVSAVSNIFPELTVDLYESYVEGEEAHARELQSTVFDIWKAVDRGPYLGGVKSALDLHPEVEFDPGPMRRPLQRMSDREEVQLERTLRTLDLI; via the coding sequence ATGCCGACAACAGGACCGACTCATGACGTATCGATCCGCGGCGTACTCCCGCCGACGATAACTGCCTACACCGCTGACGAAGAACTCGACCTCGAGGCAACGGCGGCTCACGCCCGATTCGTCGTTGACCGGGGCGTCCACGGGGTGTTCCCGCTCGGAACGAACGGCGAGTTCCCGATGCTCAAGCCTGACGAGCGCGCAGCGGTTATCGGAGCCGTCGTCGACGAAGTGGGCGACGAAGTGCCGGTGATCGCCGGTGTCAGCGCCCCAAGCACCCGAAACACCGTCTCGTATGCTCTCGATGCGGAGGCAAGCGGTGCAGATGCCGTCGTCGTCGGTATTCCCTACTACTACCCAATCGATAGCGCGGCCATCGTCGAACACTACGAGGAAGTCACCGACGCGGTTGACATCCCGGTCTACATCTATCACTTCCCAGCGCGGATGGGCAACAAACTCGAGTTAGAGACGCTCGACCGGATCGCCGCGATCGACGGCATCGTCGGTGTCAAAGACTCGAGTGGCGATGTGGCGTGGCTCGGTCAGGCTATCGACCAGAACCCGGACCTGACGTACCTTGCTGGCCTCGACTCGCTGTTGTTCGCCGAACTCGAGATTGGCTGTACGGGTCTCGTCAGCGCCGTCTCGAACATCTTCCCGGAACTTACCGTTGACCTCTATGAGTCCTATGTCGAGGGCGAGGAGGCACACGCTCGAGAACTCCAGAGCACCGTCTTCGATATCTGGAAGGCAGTCGACCGCGGCCCCTACCTCGGCGGCGTGAAGTCCGCACTCGACTTGCATCCCGAGGTCGAGTTCGACCCCGGTCCAATGCGTCGGCCGCTCCAGCGCATGAGCGACCGGGAAGAGGTCCAACTCGAGCGAACACTGCGGACGCTCGATCTGATCTAA
- a CDS encoding ATP-binding protein — protein sequence MDPDSSSTPSTHGANLNSDLNASLLSAAGIARFRTTTDGAIIDANDAFTALVGIDHSDLLETPFSRLVVEDEALIALTRAEGNPASTTLSVRAAAGTPVACDVHVVVADDNGKTVIDGIIEQPSDTSTAATSASDLAYGKTFEALADALPDGIIVLDTDSNIQYANPAVERILGFSPDELVGSSKVTIIPPRLQQPHLDALERYLQTGERNLDWTYVELPGQHEAGHEVPLGVSLNDFTYEGNRYFVGLFRDISPRKDAERALREKVTQLEAVNYLGQQALESTDADDLLESAIQIVGTALGIDCCLVFEVEPTTPAEDDSALTVRADVGCDPALLENEMTTGISRTEPALLAERTLQSDDPVVVESFEADDRAAYSSVLADSNIESAMGVTIGPNDNPWGVLALYDEREREFATHDIEFVVSAATVLATGIERQQYERRLNELVDELEASNERLEQFAYAASHDLQEPLRMVTSYLQLIENRYATALDEEAEEFIGYAVDGAERMRAMIDGLLEYSRIDTQGASFESVDLDTVFDDVMMDLQMKIEDSSAEITAESLPTVYGDASQLRQLFQNLLSNAIEYSGEGPPEIAVSATRDGQSWTVSVVDNGIGIDPAETDRVFQVFQRLHSREEYDGTGIGLALCRRIVERHDGRIWIESAPGDGTTVSFTLPAATAIDEDV from the coding sequence ATGGACCCTGATTCGTCGTCCACGCCGTCGACCCATGGGGCGAATTTGAATTCAGATCTGAACGCGTCCCTGCTTTCGGCGGCGGGTATCGCCCGCTTTCGGACGACGACCGACGGAGCGATCATCGACGCGAACGACGCATTCACAGCGCTGGTTGGCATCGATCACAGCGATCTGCTCGAGACCCCATTCTCGAGGCTTGTTGTCGAAGACGAGGCACTCATAGCGCTCACGAGGGCCGAGGGGAATCCAGCCTCGACGACGCTTTCAGTCCGAGCCGCTGCAGGCACACCGGTCGCCTGTGACGTTCATGTCGTCGTTGCAGACGACAACGGCAAAACAGTGATAGACGGCATTATCGAGCAACCATCGGACACATCAACGGCAGCGACATCCGCATCCGATCTCGCATACGGTAAAACGTTCGAGGCGCTGGCGGATGCGCTTCCAGATGGCATTATCGTTCTCGATACCGACAGCAATATTCAGTACGCAAATCCTGCTGTCGAACGAATTCTTGGCTTCTCACCCGACGAACTGGTCGGCTCGAGCAAGGTCACGATCATCCCACCTCGGTTACAACAGCCCCATCTGGACGCCCTCGAGCGGTACCTCCAAACAGGCGAGCGAAATCTTGATTGGACGTATGTTGAACTTCCCGGCCAACACGAGGCAGGCCACGAAGTGCCACTGGGCGTGTCCCTAAATGACTTTACGTACGAAGGGAATCGATACTTCGTCGGTCTCTTTCGCGATATTTCACCCCGGAAAGACGCCGAACGGGCGCTGCGTGAGAAAGTAACTCAACTCGAGGCCGTCAACTACCTCGGCCAGCAGGCGCTCGAAAGCACCGACGCAGATGACTTACTCGAGAGTGCGATCCAGATAGTTGGGACAGCACTCGGTATCGACTGCTGTCTCGTGTTCGAAGTGGAGCCAACGACGCCAGCCGAGGATGACTCCGCGTTGACTGTCCGTGCGGACGTTGGCTGTGATCCTGCACTGCTCGAGAACGAAATGACGACGGGCATTTCTCGCACTGAACCTGCACTGTTGGCGGAGCGGACGCTTCAGTCGGACGACCCAGTCGTTGTCGAATCCTTCGAAGCCGACGACAGAGCTGCGTACTCATCGGTGCTCGCCGACAGCAACATCGAAAGCGCCATGGGTGTCACGATTGGGCCGAACGACAACCCATGGGGCGTACTGGCTCTGTACGACGAGCGTGAACGCGAGTTTGCAACTCATGACATCGAGTTCGTCGTAAGCGCTGCAACAGTGCTTGCGACTGGCATCGAACGCCAACAGTACGAGCGTCGTCTCAACGAACTCGTCGACGAACTCGAGGCTTCGAACGAGCGCTTAGAACAGTTCGCCTACGCTGCCAGCCACGACCTCCAGGAACCGCTGCGGATGGTCACGAGCTACCTCCAACTGATCGAAAACCGGTACGCGACGGCGCTCGACGAAGAGGCCGAGGAGTTCATCGGCTACGCGGTCGATGGGGCCGAGCGGATGCGAGCGATGATCGATGGCTTGCTCGAGTACTCCCGAATCGATACCCAGGGAGCGTCGTTCGAGTCCGTCGACCTCGACACCGTCTTCGACGACGTCATGATGGATCTCCAAATGAAAATCGAAGACTCGAGCGCCGAGATTACGGCTGAGTCATTGCCGACTGTCTACGGCGATGCCAGTCAGTTGCGACAGTTGTTCCAAAACCTGCTGTCGAATGCCATCGAATACAGCGGCGAGGGTCCACCGGAAATAGCCGTCTCTGCCACTCGAGACGGACAGTCGTGGACGGTTTCGGTTGTCGACAACGGTATCGGTATCGATCCAGCGGAAACGGATCGCGTGTTTCAGGTCTTTCAGCGACTGCACAGTCGCGAGGAGTACGACGGCACAGGCATCGGGCTTGCACTCTGTCGACGGATCGTCGAGCGCCACGACGGGCGCATCTGGATCGAGTCAGCGCCCGGTGATGGGACCACCGTCTCGTTTACCCTTCCAGCCGCCACAGCGATTGACGAAGACGTATAG